In bacterium, the genomic window GCCGGTCGTGAAATTGCTACTTTAGCCGATGGCAAGTACGTAGCAGGTTCCCATCACGTGATGTGGAAACCTGCCAACCAATCGGCAGGTATCTATTTCGTACGAATGGAGAGCAACGGAGTTAGTAAGTCCGAGAAGATTGTCTTCATGGAGTAAAGCGATTCGGTTCTGTTGGAATTCCATCAGTTGTCTTAACCAAAGGGCGGGAGTAATCCCGCCTTTTGTTGATCTCCCTACCAATACATTGAACTAACAACTTGTTGCCACAGCACTTACAAACATGTTTGGATTTAACGCGCTCTCTCATTACATTCGTATATACGTATATATGGATTAACAACTATGAAAGAATTAGCTAAACTCTTTTTACTACTCGCAGAGCCAGTTCGGCTCCAGTTACTTGCGCTACTCTCGATAGATGAAAAGTGCGTCTGCGAGCTGTACGATCCGCTCGGAATTCCCCAAAGCACCGCTTCGCGTCACTTAGCACAATTGCGAACGATGGGGATAGTCGAAGCGAATCGGAAAGGTGTCTGGATGCATTACCGGCTTTCGCCAGAGCATTGGAAGCCGATTTGGGTCGAACCACTCAATGCCGCGATCAAAGCGGCACATGCTGAATTGCCAGTTGAGTTGAAAGTAAGTAGCTGTTGCAGTCTAGTTACAGTTACAGGTGAAAAACTGCGGAAGCAAACCACTGCATCCCGAAGAAAACCGGAGTAAATCATGTCAGAAGAAACAATCAAAGAAAAAGTGCGGGAACATTACCGAGCCGTAGCAATCGGACAAAGTTCCTGTTGCGGGACACCTAAAACGATTGATTCGATTTCTATCAAAACGAGCGGTTCTTGCTGT contains:
- a CDS encoding metalloregulator ArsR/SmtB family transcription factor, with the translated sequence MKELAKLFLLLAEPVRLQLLALLSIDEKCVCELYDPLGIPQSTASRHLAQLRTMGIVEANRKGVWMHYRLSPEHWKPIWVEPLNAAIKAAHAELPVELKVSSCCSLVTVTGEKLRKQTTASRRKPE